GGCCGATGAGTCAGGTGTGAGGCCAGCGTGAGCATCTGGACTAATTTGTCCCGAGCTGCAGGCTTCCTGCCACTTCCTCCCCTCCCGCCCTTATTTGGAGCCCCTGACAGCTGAGCAGAAAACCAACCGGGGGAGCTGGGCGCCGGCCAACCgtcaccctctgcctccctgcgTGGGTCCCGTTGCTGAGGAGAAAGAAGCCCCAGGCATCGCTGTAAGATAACCAAGGACTCTTTTTTGCTCTTCTCACACCTTTGAAGTGGGAACCTCTTGAGGCAAATCAACAAGAATGTGGCTCTTGCCGCTGAGGGTCCGGGGCTGTTGGGCTGCTCAAGGTGGAGGGGTAGTGACAGGCTCTGCGGGCCTGATAGCTTTAAAAGGCCATCTTCTGCTGCTCCTCATTCAGCTGCTTTATCGCTGCAAGTGACAGAATGGGGAGGGTTCCGTCCCTCTTGTGCTCTTGGAGAGCCGGGGGGCTATAAAAAGAGGAGgcgcagggcagctgggagacAGAGGCGGACGGAGGCTGAGAGAGGGAGGCGAGAGGACAGGGGGGCAGCAAGCACCGGGCCACTCCTCGAGCGACGCCAGCATGGGCTCCCCCATCGCCGCaagcttcctcctcttcctggcagTTCAGCTCCTGGGGCAGACGGGCGCTAACCCCGTGTACGGCTCTGTGTCCAACGCAGAGCTGCTGGATTTCAAGGTAGGGCCAGAACAGGGGCCACAGTGCGGGGCCAGGGGGCCTTGTGACGCTGTGCCGGTCAGTGggactctccctttccctgtgtgttCCTTTTGTAAAGAACTTGCTGGACCGCTTGGAGGACAAGATGCCTTTAGAAGATGAAGCCGAGTCTCCCCAAGTCCTGAGTGAGCAGAATGCGGAAGCTGGGGCAGCTCTCAGCCCCCTGCCTGAGGTGCCTCCCTGGACGGGGGAGGTCAGCCCAGCCCAGAGAGATGGGGGTGCCCTTGGGCGCAGCCCCTGGGACTCCTCCGATAGATCTGCCCTCCTGAAGAGCAAGCTGAGAGCCCTGCTTGCTGCCCCTCGGAGCCTGCGGAGGTCCAGCTGCTTCGGAGGCAGGATGGATAGGATTGGAGCCCAGAGCGGACTGGGCTGCAACAGCTTCCGGGTAAGAGGAGCTGGGGATGGATACGGGATGGGGAGGAAGTTGTGGTTTCACCTTGTCAAAAAGTCCAGCCAGGGCATGCCTCCTGCAGCGGCGACCAGGGTGGAAGCTTACTTCCTTTGAAATGCTTGCCCCAACTTGGGGCAATGACCTCATCCGCAGCTGCAGGCTGCCAAGTATAtgctaagggaaaaaaaggtacTGCCATGAACACTGGGAACTTAAAATGTTCATGGGGCCAAACCACCTTCATCTTGCTGATCGGTAGTTCATGTTTCTCCCCAGAATTGCCGGATCCTAAAGGATAAATGATCATGACCAggttggggtgcttgggtggctcagtaggttgagcgcccgactcttggtttccgctcggGTCATgctctcatgggttgtgggatcgagctccaGGTGGGGCTCCAGCCCtatgtccagctccatgctcggcggggagtctgtttgagatttctccccctgcccctcccctcacgcACACATGGATgtgctggtgctctctctttctctcaaataaataaatcttaaaaagaaaaaaagcaaacaagcaagcaagcaagcaagccatCGGGGTTGACTTCTAACGTTTACGGAGCAACTTGTGCACCCATTCGTGAAACTCCTGGCGTTgtcaggctggggtggggggtgctggtggGAAGTGAACACAGTCCTGTGAGAGTGACCTTTCCAAAAGAGCCAGGTCACCAAGTCAAACTTGTGTCTGTTCTCTTTGTAGTACTGAAGATAATGgccagggaggaaaaggaggccCTGGCCCGGGGGCAGATTCCGAGAGACCCTCATCCCTTGGGGTCTCTCACTCAACTTTGTCCCAGCTCACTGCCATCAAGTTGAGCCGTGACGAGCACCGAGACCGTATTCAAGCTGCAGCCTCTCGGCGATGTTTCTCACGTTCTGTGCTAAATGTAGATAACTTGGCTGAATTGTGGCtttcccacccctcccaccccacgcGTTAACATTTTAGCATAGACACTCACCTGTCACTGAAAGGGGTTTGAAAACGAATAAACTTCAGCACCACGGACAGCAGCCAAGTCTGGGTCGTGTGGTCCGCGTGCGGGTGGCCGGGTGGCGGGTCGGCGTGGTCGGCGTGGTCTTTCTTCTCCCAGGCTGAGGACCCGGTTACCTTTTGCCAGAGAGGAGAGTGCTcggtttctttcttcttccttttaaacaCAGTACGCTCTATTTCGGGGAGCAGTGTCAGGTTCGCTGCCAAATTAAGCAGGAAGTACAGAGGTTTCCCACAACCGCCTGCCTGCACACACGCGGGGCCTCCCTCCCTCACGGCCAGAGCCCGGCCCTTGCTACACACCATGACTCTACACCGGCACACTCTTACCACCAGAGCCCACACTTGACATTAGGGTCAAGCCTTGGTGTTGTGCATTCTGCGGGTTTGGacaacttttttctcctttcattccctccccagccctcacccccaacTTTTTCCTTGGTTGGAGGTGTGGGTGGAGCTCAAACTGCAGTTCACAATCTTGTTTCTTCACTCTGGCCTCATCACAGATCCCGAAAATGCCCCAGGAGACGGACGGAGAGGGcacttatttttcagattttgctCACACTCGGGGCACTTATTTATTGAAGAGGAAACTTAACAAATATCTGGGCTTTTTTCATGGTGGCGTCAAATGTTGCTTGTACTCCATGGACAATTTTTTGTACgaccaagttcttttttttttttttttccagagacatATTTATAATAAGTGAGGACCCTAacgaaatgttttcttttcttttctttctttctttttttcttttctttcttctttctttctttcttttttttctttctttctttctttctttctttctttctttctttctttcttccttccttccttccttccttccttcttctttctttccttccttccttcttttctttctttttctttctttctttctttctttctttctttctttctttctttctttctttctttctttcttttttctttcttctttcttctttctttctctttctttcacccgggctgcccacgaAATGTTTTCTGATGCATTTTGAGAGAGTTCATGGCTGCAGCTGAGAGAGTTGCACTTGAAGGTTTAAGAAGAGCAGTCACTGTATTTGGGTTTGAGAGCTGAGCAAGGTGTAAAGAAACATTTGCTTTGTTGACAAATGGCATGTTTGCGTGCCTTTTGGGTAATAACACATAATTAAAAAGTagccaccaaaaaaataaaataaataaataaataaaaagtagccACCCCCTTGCTCTAATTCAGGTCCCAGGTGCCTAGGCTGAGGGGGAGGCACTGGGGAAGACGCCATTTCTTTGTATCTGCTTCTGAAAAGCAGAGAATACCAGCCGCCAAGTTAATCTGTTTTCCCACCCTGCACGTCCCCCTCTCCACAGCAGAATCTAGGACATTCCTCCAACCGCCCTCCCCCACCGAGCATTCACTTCTCCAGCCCTCATTCATCCTGTCCCTTCCTCTTGTAATGCCATTTATCCAGGGCTCCCGGGAACATTCTACACATTCAAGGCCCGTGGAGAATGCCACGTTGTCCCTGAAGCCTTCCCCGATACCACGTGCCTGGCACGAGTTGAGCTCTGCCCCAGCAGCATTTTCCATATAACAGTTATACAACACAACTTGCCTGGGTTTGCCATCGCGTCTGTGCCTCTGGATTGCAAACTCCCTGAAGGCAAACGCCTGTTCAGAGCCACTGCAGTGCACGGCGTAGCCCGAGCTCTGTAAACGTCGCCGGAGATCTCTTGGTCTTGAGCAGAAATTAGGAAAAGGGGGAATAAAGTAGTAATTCACTCTTTGCAGGAGGGAGGCCGCAAGTGAATTGACGGAtagggagtggaggtggggaaaGACCTCTAAtctacttcctttaaaaaaaaaatattttatttattcatgagatagaagAGCGAGgcagatgggatccctgggtggcgcagcggtttggcgcctgcctttggcccagggcgcgatcctggagacccgggatcgaatcccacatcaggctcccggtgcatggagcctgcttctccctccgcctgtgtctctgcctctctctctctctctgtgactatcataaataaaaaaataaaaaaaaaaaaattaaaaaaaaaaaaaaaaaaaaaagagtttagaagagcgaggcagagacacaagtagagggagaagccggctcactgcagggagcccgatgtgggactcaaaccggggtctgcaggatcacaccctgggccaaaggcaggcgctaaactgctgagccacccgagctgccctaatCTAATtactttcaataaaaatattcttcacgTGGACTTTGAACACAGGTGGGCAgaaaaccaggaggcagagaggaaccAAGGCAGGGACAGGAAAAAGTGTCCAAACTGGGCTCCTGAGGCCCGGGGAGTGGGAGCTGAAAGGAGGCAAGTGTGGTGGCCTGGGCACACTCCCAGGGTGTCACTGGGACACGGGGGCACAGAACTGACCGAGAGCACTTCTAGTGCTGGCGGGATGGTGGCAACTTGAAGCAGATCGACCAGAGACAAAGAAGATCCTATTTCCGGCAAAAACAGGGAGCAATGGCAGACGGCACCATGGAAGCTAGTCCTGAGGCCTAAAGGCCTGTGGACTCGGCACGGACTTTCCGGGAACCCGTGAGTGGGGCAGATGCCTACGCACAGTGCTGTCGGGACAGTCGGGTGGCCCAAGCCCCGCTGCGGCAGCAGCCCCTGAGGGAGCAGGTGGGTTCTGACAAGCAGGAGCACAGGAAACGGGATCGCACAGCGTCTGGAGGAGCCCGAGGCCTGGGAACCTCGTGAGGTTTGTGAAGGACTAAGCTGGTGGCAGGTGGACCCCTGGGAATGAAGCCTTGCTGGCGAAGCTCTGAGACTATGAATCTACTCTCCCGCTTTCCAATTTTTACACATTAGAAAGAGGAGCGAGTCGCTCTAAAGCAAGCACCGTGGAGACGTTGAGACGGAGGTTAAAGGAGACAGATGAAGACATTTTATTCCGACAGGTTACGGTTACAATGAGAACTTCCAAGTTCcaaaagttcaaataaaaatagaactttacaaattaaaaaaaatacaatgtatgtACACCATAGAATTAGCTAGTGTTACCATATAAACCAACAGTGCAAACGGAACAAGGGAAGCCTGCGACTGTCGGGGTGGCCGTGTCCACGGTGCCGTGGGTAATACTGCACGTCAACACCACAGGGCCCGGGACGGGGCTTCCGGCCTTTCCAGAGGCTTTCTAGTCTCCAGCGGCTGCGTCAGCAATGTCATATAGTTGGTTGGATCAAGCAAGCGAGCGTCCATCCCAGCCAGGAACCGTTAGTTGAACAAGCTCATGAGCAAATCACTCCCGAGTGCCGAGGCCCCACGGTGGGGAGGGACCTCCCAGTCACcccagctgggagcctgacaccgCAGGCAGGAGACCAGCACGCGGAGAACCgtccccagccagccccagcGCCCCTGTGGCTTGTGTGTGTGGACGTACCCTATTGCCAGGGGGCAACGGGGCTGGAAATAGGTGGGACGTGGACACCGTGGGTTTCTATCAAGGGGGTGAGGCTTCCAGTTATTTTGTTACAAGTGGGGCAGTGGTTGTCTTTGGGCTTATCTGGTAAGGGCAGACACCCACGGAGGACAAGAAGCCATGTGCCTTTCCAGAGGGGCCTGAGTTTGGGTCCTTGGCGGCCGTGCGGCCGGTTCATGCGGAGGGAGGCGCCTGCCAAGCCAGCTACCTGTGGGCCGCACCAGAGGGAACGAGCATCCGGGGATTGCATGTGCACGACGGGAAAGTCCCACAACACTCACCCGGGGCCGCCTGGAGGCAGGCCGCTGCTGACCCAGACCCCGGAGAACTTTCCTTCTGCCAGTTTCAGGGACGGGCAATCCCGGTGTTCCCTGACCTGGGCGACTGGAAGGAGCAGCGCGGCCAGGCTCCGAGTGCCGCCGCAAGTGGCAGCTGGCGGAACATGAGCACGCGAGCAGGGCCTGCCTTTTTGGTCCTTGTGATCTCCCCAACTACTTGCCGGGGGGTCCCATCCACATTTCACAAGCCAAACGCATTCAAGGGAATTGAGACATTTAGAAGTCAAAGTATTTTTGGTCAGAGATGAGAAGTGGGAAGAACGGAGGCGGCCAGTCAGGAGGCAAAGAGCCTGAAGCAGCCCCTCACTGAGCTGAGCAAGCACGCCGAGCACGAGACTGGGCGGCCGCGCCGGGACGGGCGCCCACCCCCAGGCTGCGTGCCAGACTCGGGACGGAAGTCAGCCCGAGGCAGAGGGCGCGGGGACGGAGAGGCCGGGTGCCCAGGCTCTCAGGCGACTGCCAACAGTTTACACAAAAAAGCCCAACAGGAACTTAAATGCAGACGGATGCCGTCTTGGTGCGCCGGGCGCATCTGCCACGGGCTGTGCCGGGCCCAGGGTGTGGCTGCAGTGGGGGGAGAGCACAGAGCTCGAGAGAGTGAGTGCAAAACACCCGACACCGCGTGTTCACTTTGGGGGTCTAGTCAGAGGCCCTCCCGCCTGGAGACACCGGTCACGGACACACCGGGGCTTCCTTCCTGGGGTCAGTGCCGAGGCTTGGGCACGTGCGGCCAGCTCTCCCGCCAGCCCAGGGCCCCGGCGGCACAGTTTCCAGGTCTGGGCCCCTCGGCGGGCTGGGGACGGCCAGGACGGGaacacccctcccctcctggaATAAGCCACCTGCTCCATCCTGACCCGGGCTTCTCAGGCCGCGTCACGTTCCTACAGTGGCCACTGGCTCAGGACTCGCTTCTGCCCACCTTAGAGGTAATGGtaccatttcccagagttgggtgGAGCAGTTTTATCATGGGATGCTTAGCTTGTAGCTAACttggtcggggggtggggggacatacGAATACCCTCTGGGCTGTGGCTGCTTCGCCAGGAAGACACGTGTAAGAACTCGAGGGAAGTTATTAACTGCGCAGAGGGCGGGAGGAGGGACGGACCTCGGGAAACCGGAATCACCAGGAGAGAAGCTGAGATGCTCAAGACTAGGGCGGCTGTGAACCGGACGTCTCGTCAGACTTATCCTTCAGGGCCGGTCAGGGGGACATGTGCTTCTGGAGGGTGGCGCTTCCGAGGAGGCTGTGCCCACGGCGGCAAGCCTGAGCAGCAGCGCCCCCCGGGAGCAGTGTTTCCCTTCAGACGAACCGCTGAGCATGGCAAGAGCCCAGCGAGGGAAGGCCTCCCCGACACACGGGCAATCGTCTCAGCGCTCGGTCCCTAAATTTGGTGATTCACTTCAGTTCACAACTGGCCTTCCCCCCAGCGCTTGCCTTGGCAAAGCCTCCCCCATTGCGGTTTAAGGCAACAGCTGGGTTCCCTAGGAAAGCAGCAGGAGGGGCATGAAAAGTGCTCCgggtgtccccccccccgccccccctggtGGCTGAGGCCTGGTGCCCCCTCTGGTCCTGGCAcgagtggggtggaggggcctggggcctgagccCATGCTGGACGGCAGGAAAGCAGGGAGCAGGAAACAGGAAGATACTTGCTGAGAAAGTCAGACAAGTCCAAGCTCTTGCGGTTCAACACCATCCCCAGGACCTCTGACCGGCGGAGTGCTGGATGACTGTAGGCTTTCCGAGCGAGTGGGTGAGTGGGAATCTTCCGTGTCCTGGAACAGCCCCAGCCAGCCGTGGCGGCGGAGCACGAGCGAGCTGCCTCCCCGGGCAGCTCCGGGACAGGGAGGGCCGGCGTGTGGCAGTGAGGCCACGCCGGGCCGTCAGATGGTCTGGTAGTGCTGCCGCAGCCGGGCCTGCAGAAATTCGTAGGTCAGGTTGTGCCGAGTGATGATCCCCACGATCTAGGACAAGAAGAAAGAGATCCACGTCACCTGCAGGGAAAACCCGCTGGGGCAAGAAGGGGAGCGGGCTCAGCTTGCCTCATCCACCGCAGTAAACGCCGGGGACGGACACCCGGCCCACAGGGCGCTGTGACAGATGCCGACAAGCCGGTCACGCTATGTGTGTCCAGGCCACCCTGGTTTCCTGAGGAGGAGGAGATCCACAGGGAACTAGGGCTCCTAGAGGGCAATGGGACAAATCCAGCTCCGAGAGAAAGTTCAGGAAGGCCAGCTAACTCCGCATCGGAGTGTCTTTTTCAGCAGGCACACGCTCTCTGGGCTTCTCCGTTCCCACCACCTGCCCCCTGCTTCACACGTGTGTGCAAGAGACAGCCCAGTGCAGGCTCTGAGCCACTGAGACCCCTGAACCTTGCTGTGGTTCACGAACACCGTCTCTCCGCACTACCTGGGTCCTTGTGTCACGGTGACTTTTAACAGGAAATACGCATCCTGTTCTGGCACAAGGCCCTCAGAACTCTTGGGATGAAGTGATAAAGAGCGAGAAGGGTGTCCTTTGCCGTTCATGACAAGCCCCTTTCAGCTACATGAATGACAAACTTCTACAAAGCCCCTAAGGATGGAGGCTAGTTGCCAGGGCAACCAACCACGTGAGCAGAGGCCTGGCTGTTCCAGCCCCGAGCCccatctgggggtggggagcggccGGAGGTCAAATCAATCACCAAAGGCCGCCATGTCTTCAATCACGTGTACGTACGTAATGAAGCTACCAACACTGAACAACGTCTGTGCGGGCGAGCACGTAAGGTGCCAGGAGCATCGTGTGCGGGAGACGGTGTGGAAGCTTGGCATCCCttccccacacctgccccaggcctcttCCACCTGGCCGTTCCCGGGCACACTGGGAACCTGCTAAGGACACTGTTCTCCTGAGTTCCAGGAGCAGAAGAGCACGGGAATCTCCAATTTACTGCCACCTGCCcagaaacacaggcaacaacctggACTTTTGATTGACGTGCAAAGTGGCAGCagcggaggtgggggtgggggggtggcccAGTCCTGTCCGGCTGAGC
The Vulpes vulpes isolate BD-2025 chromosome 2, VulVul3, whole genome shotgun sequence genome window above contains:
- the NPPA gene encoding natriuretic peptides A produces the protein MGSPIAASFLLFLAVQLLGQTGANPVYGSVSNAELLDFKNLLDRLEDKMPLEDEAESPQVLSEQNAEAGAALSPLPEVPPWTGEVSPAQRDGGALGRSPWDSSDRSALLKSKLRALLAAPRSLRRSSCFGGRMDRIGAQSGLGCNSFRY